The segment AAGGAGAGCGTATGGCTTCCACTAAAAAAATAGAAATATTTCCTGCAAGATTCGGCTTTTTTCCATATGTATTTTTAATCTATACTATATTGCCAGGGGTTTATATTGCACATGAACGAATGCTGAAGTTAGTGGCAGGATACATTCTCCTTGGAATATTCCTCTTTTCATATCGGCAGCTGTATTTTCTTATTAGAAAAAAGGGCTTTTCCCTTTGGCTTGCCATACAAATTAGTGTGATATTTATATTAAGCCTGTTTTATAACTTTAATATCCTGTTTATGGGTTTTTTTCCTGCCCATTTTATTGGCTATTATGCTAATAAACAAGCATTCTTTAAAGCTCTCAGCTTATTTGCAGTTACGCTGATTGTCCCATTTATTTATCATTGGGAAACACTCTCTTTTCGAAGTCTTCTTTATTTCATTCCCTTTCTTATCATCATGCTTGTATCTCCTTTTGGAATTCGCTCAATGGAAAGAAGAATGGAGTTAGAGCAGCAGCTTGATGAAGCGAATAAGCAAATTAAAGAACTTGTCAAAAGAGAAGAAAGGGTAAGAATTGCTCGTGATTTACACGACACTTTAGGTCATACATTATCGTTGCTGACACTAAAAAGCCAATTGATTGGCAAGCTTGCGGTTAAATCTCCAGAATTGGTGAGGGGGGAAGCAAAACAGATGGAGGAAATATCTCGCTCTGCATTAAGGCAGGTCAGGGAGTTAGTTTCAGACATGAGATCAATAACAATCCCGGAAGAATTGGCGGAAAGTAAAGCCATCCTAGAGGCTGCCCGAATTGACTGCCATATAGACGCCCTTTCTGTTGAATATGAGCAGATTTCACCACTGACACAAAACATTGTGAGTCTGTGTTTAAAAGAGGCGGTTACAAATGTTGTGAAGCATAGCAATGCAAGCAGTTGTCATGTGAAATTAAAGAGAGAAGCTGGGAAATTAAAGTTGAAAGTAACGGATGATGGCAAAGGGTTCCCTGCAGAAGGGCAGGCGTTTGGAAATGGGCTGAAGGGCATGAAGGAAAGACTGGAGATAATTGAAGGCAATTTACAATTGTCTACAAATAGTGGAACAACACTTTTCATTGAAATACCAATTGTCGTGAAAGATTAAAGGAGGAGGTGTAATGTGATTACGGTCATTATCTCTGAGGACCAAAGAATGCTTAGAGGAGCTTTAGGAACACTCTTAAGCTTTGAAGATGATATTGATGTAATAGGGCAGGCTGCAAACGGAAAGGAAGCTCTTGAGCTGATTAATACCCACTCACCCGATGTTTGTTTGTTGGATATAGAAATGCCGGTTATGAGCGGACTTGAGGTTGCAGAGGCGCTGCAAAGAAAGGGAGCAGCAAGTAAAATCATTATTCTTACAACATTTGCGAGGCCAGGTTACTTTGAAAGAGCATTAAAAGCAAATGTTCACGGTTATTTGTTAAAAGACGGACCGAGTGAAGAGCTGGCAGAAGCAATTCGAAATGTTATGAAAGGAAAGAGGGAGTTTGCCTCTGAATT is part of the Niallia taxi genome and harbors:
- a CDS encoding response regulator transcription factor; translation: MITVIISEDQRMLRGALGTLLSFEDDIDVIGQAANGKEALELINTHSPDVCLLDIEMPVMSGLEVAEALQRKGAASKIIILTTFARPGYFERALKANVHGYLLKDGPSEELAEAIRNVMKGKREFASELIFGSMLKENPLTEREREILALVAKGKTVKEISSTLYLSSGTVRNYISEALNKLEVKNRIEAISKAQKNGWI
- a CDS encoding sensor histidine kinase, which produces MASTKKIEIFPARFGFFPYVFLIYTILPGVYIAHERMLKLVAGYILLGIFLFSYRQLYFLIRKKGFSLWLAIQISVIFILSLFYNFNILFMGFFPAHFIGYYANKQAFFKALSLFAVTLIVPFIYHWETLSFRSLLYFIPFLIIMLVSPFGIRSMERRMELEQQLDEANKQIKELVKREERVRIARDLHDTLGHTLSLLTLKSQLIGKLAVKSPELVRGEAKQMEEISRSALRQVRELVSDMRSITIPEELAESKAILEAARIDCHIDALSVEYEQISPLTQNIVSLCLKEAVTNVVKHSNASSCHVKLKREAGKLKLKVTDDGKGFPAEGQAFGNGLKGMKERLEIIEGNLQLSTNSGTTLFIEIPIVVKD